GCGGGGTGACCGCGAGGTGCTGGAGCACGGGGTCGAGACGGGCATCATCAAGCGGCTGCCGCACGGTGAGTTCATCGAGATCCACCAGCCGCTCGGCCCGGTGGACGACCACGGTCACGCGGTGCCGCTGGAGTACCAGGGCGCGTCGGTGCCGAAGAAGATGAACAAGCTGGGCTCGGCCGGTCGCGCGGTGCCCGGTGGCTGGGTGATCGCGGACCCGGCGGAGGAGACCGCCGCACTGGACCGCGCCCGGTCGAACGGCCACGGTCCCGGTGATGTCGACAAGTCCGCGGTGGGCGAAGGCGCCACCAAGGAGAGCACCGAGATCACCAGCGGCCACTAGGTCCGGCTACGTCGAACGGGCCGCATCCCCTCGGGGGTGCGGCCCGTTTCGCTGTCCCGGACGCGCCGGATCAGTCGACACCGATGGAGAAGGCGGATTCGGTGTCCGCCCGCGAGTAGGAGCGGAAGGCGATGTGCGTGTCGGTGTTGTGCACGCCGGGGATCTTGCCGATCTTCGCCGGGATCAGGTCGGCCAGGTCCTCGTGCGCGCTGACCCGGACGATCGCCACCAGGTCCACCTCACCGGCACACGAGTAGACCTCCTTGACCCCGTCGATGTCCGCGATCGCCTGCGCGGTTTCGGGGATGCTGTCCGCTGCGGCGTGAATCAGCACGATCGCGGTGATCACCGGGATGCCTCCTGGCTTCTGTGGGAGTGGTCTCGCCGCGATCCTAATCGTCAGTTCGGGTGCTCCAGCGCCGCGGCCGTGCCGACCAGGTCCAGCCACGGCCGCCAGGACCCGGCCCCGCGCGCGGGCTCGGCCCACGGGCGGCTCGTGCGCACCAGCCGCACCCCGGGACGGCACAGCCACCGCAGCAGGATGCCGACTTCCTCCCGCGAAGCCCCGTGCAGCGGGCCCGGCCCCGGCAGCACGGTCTCCGCCGACGCCACCAGCATCTCGACCACCGGCATCGGCCGCACCCCCCGGCGCGCGACCCCGGCCGAGGCGAGGCGGCCGTACCGGATCACCGCGAACTCCCAGCCGCCTTCGCCGTCGGGGTTCGCGGCGACCAGTTCGGGAATGGTGGCCAGCGAGGCCAGCCGGTGCGCGCGGTCCACCGAGCGGACCAGCAGCGCCAGCTCGTCCCGCCGCCGCGCGGCCTGCTCGAAGTGCTGTGCCTCGGACAGCAGCTCCAGCTGACGCGCCGCCGAGCGCAGGGGCTCCGCGTCGCGCCCGGCGAACAGGTCCGCGACCGCGATCACGGCGGGCTCGTACTCGCCGGTGCTCTGCTGCCCGGCACACGGCGCCCCGCACCGCCCCAGCTCCGCCAGCACGCACGGCTTGCCGCTCGGCGCCACCGCCGAAATGCGCTGGGTGCAGGTGCGCAGACCGGCGGCCCCGGACAGCGTGTCGGCGGCCAGTTTCGCGTCAGCCTGGCTGCGGAACGGGCCGAGCGCGCCGTCCCTCGGCAGCCGGATCACCGACAGCCGGGGGAACGCCTCGTCGGTCAGCGTGATCCACCACGAGTTGTGCGGGTTCTTCGACCGCCGGTTGTAGGCGGGCCGGTGCGCGGCGATCAACCGCAGCTCCCGGATCTCCGCCTCCAGCGCGTGCGCGCATTCGATGCCCTCCACCCCGGTGGCCAGCGCGACCATCTCGCGGATGCGCCCACGGCTCTCCGAACCGGTGAAGTACTGCCGCACCCGGCGCCGCAGGTTCGACGCGGTGCCCACGTAGAGCACCTCGCCGCCGGGCCCGCGGAACAGGTAGACGCCGGGCGTGGTGGGCAGGTGCGCGGCCATGCCGCGTTTGCGCCGCTGCTGCGGGGTGACCTCCGGCAGGTAGTCGAGCAGCTCCTCGAGCGACTGCACGCCGACCGAGCCGACCCGTTCGAGCAGGCCGTGCAGCACGTCGACGGTGGCGCGGGCGTCCTGCAGCGCGCGGTGGTTCGGCACCGTGCCGGAGTTGAACAGC
The genomic region above belongs to Amycolatopsis sp. YIM 10 and contains:
- a CDS encoding DEDD exonuclease domain-containing protein, yielding MTASPAGQLAFDELGTPLRDTTFVVFDLETTGTKPGPDGITEIGAVKVRGGEVLGEFATLVDPGMPIPPQVVSITGITQAMVYDAPRIDRVLPAFLEFISGAVLVAHNAAFDVGFLRAACQGHGYPVPKPAVVCTVRLARRVISRQETPSHRLSALAALFNSGTVPNHRALQDARATVDVLHGLLERVGSVGVQSLEELLDYLPEVTPQQRRKRGMAAHLPTTPGVYLFRGPGGEVLYVGTASNLRRRVRQYFTGSESRGRIREMVALATGVEGIECAHALEAEIRELRLIAAHRPAYNRRSKNPHNSWWITLTDEAFPRLSVIRLPRDGALGPFRSQADAKLAADTLSGAAGLRTCTQRISAVAPSGKPCVLAELGRCGAPCAGQQSTGEYEPAVIAVADLFAGRDAEPLRSAARQLELLSEAQHFEQAARRRDELALLVRSVDRAHRLASLATIPELVAANPDGEGGWEFAVIRYGRLASAGVARRGVRPMPVVEMLVASAETVLPGPGPLHGASREEVGILLRWLCRPGVRLVRTSRPWAEPARGAGSWRPWLDLVGTAAALEHPN
- a CDS encoding Lrp/AsnC family transcriptional regulator, whose amino-acid sequence is MITAIVLIHAAADSIPETAQAIADIDGVKEVYSCAGEVDLVAIVRVSAHEDLADLIPAKIGKIPGVHNTDTHIAFRSYSRADTESAFSIGVD